The window GCCAGTTTAGTTGTACTGTTGTAGTAACAGAAGATGGGGGGAGGGAGAAGGGTAAAACCgtgaagaaaacacaagtggtgTCATGATGAGGATGGGATACTGAGTTTTGGGTAGTTTttgtaaagagaaaaaaaaacttccaaagTGCTCTAATCTGGCGGTGCACTGTAGTGCGGTTCTGAGAACTCGACAAATGGAACATGCGACATCCAACAGTGCTGAGctcaagaacaaagaaaaaaaaattaccttgtATCGAGcttgcaccgttggatgaagcttcttccatgtgtcgatcTCTCAGGGTTGCGCTGCTTTGCATGATCTACAAAGGATTTTCGTCCGTTTTCTAATAAGAACGTATTCACTGTACAAGAGACATAGAGGTGTGCAAAATGACTACCACATCCTTTCTCGTCGATGTTCGTGTACATTCTCTCACTGTCGGGTGCGCTGCGCAAGACCACAATCCATGACAGAGTCCATTTTCACTTTTGTAAtaccaaattttattttgagagatttatttaacaaaaaaaagggaaggaatgTGGTGCGCTAGCATGCGCCTAGACATAGTTGgacacaaaatgaccaccctacccccatgaaaaggcagGGGTGTGCCAATCCTTTCTCGCCGGTTGTATCTGGGCACAAGTACATGCCACAACACACGACCGGATGTGTTCTTCCTCCCATCGCCCcctcctaaaataaaaaaggaaagatttggtgggtagttttgtaaataaaagCCCATTTTTATGTAATCCTATAATTTTACCTTTAATTTCAACTGTTGAGTCATCAATCCTCAATCCTAACATTTGATTATACAAAATCATTGAACCTGCTACTGGCTGTCAAGGTTAGGTCGAAAGTCATCCTCTTTCCTGCGACAACCCCCCACCCTTGCTAGCCAGCCCTGCCCTGGTCTCTCTAATTTGGCTTGGCGATTGGCGTAACTCTGCATTTCTCCTAGTCCTTAGCTCCTAATTAGTCTGATATGACTAAAGGGTCAACCCATTGCCTCGCGTTCAGATCAATCGAAGGTTTTAGATCGCCGACTTCAGTGAACCGACATCCCCGACCTCTCGTTCACCTCAGTCGCGTTGGAACCCTAGACGATGATTTCttctagaaaaacaaaaaaagatgaCGATAGGATTCTCTTTGGGTTGGGTCGTTGTTCCCTTGTCAATGGTAGTTCTGTGAATCACAACCATTTTTTCAGCCACTAGAGCAACTTAGGGTTTTCGGATTCTAAGGAGCGATACAGGTTTAGGTTTTCGGACGGTTTTGGATTTCTTTTCAATGTGAAGGATGTTATGTGCCATATTAGTCTAGGCTGATCCCATATCGGTTGTATGGATAACCAATTGTTGGTGGGCTGATATTGGGTTGGGTACCCTCTCCTTGTAAGTTGTAAGCCAATTTTAAGGGATGAGTTCCACCCAGTCCGTATCAGTGATATCAGAGTGGATGATCCTCGGTGGGGCCCTACCACAGGAAGGGCGATCTGGTACCATGGGTGAATCTCTGATCTGGGGTAGGCTGTGGGCGTCAGCCCTGTAAGGGTGATGGAATGTTAAGTGTGTCATATCAGTATGGGTTGATCCCACATCGGTTGTATGGGCAGTGGTTGGTGAGTTGATATCGTGTTTGACACTCTCTCCTTGCAAGCCGGTTTTCGTGAATATCGAATCTGTTTCATGCACATTCTTTCTTGGGAAAATTaaatgattagctacttttgggttttcatttacacaactgtccaccctatgtttgagttaacaaatctagacaaaaacaagtttagttttataaaactagacaaaagactctccttccttcctcggcagttcccctctgaaaaaatctctttttttcggcgagaaggcaatgacaagggtaaaaatgtctaaaaaagtaagtgtgggagggagagacactattttgtccagtttttttttaatttttttataggtaGGGGGGATGTGGGATGTGAatcaggagacttgaactcaggacctcctgatagcaatgggcctttacgcaccactagctaccaagtgcactaggcacttgaccactattttgtccagttttgtaaaccttaacttgtttttgtctatttttgttaactcaaacatagggtggacagttttgtaaataaaaacccaaaagtagctaatcatgtaattttcccttctttcttttaatttgtgTTTCTATTTGATCAAAGctcttttttgttgtttctcaaaagtgtgctgcatctttttcttttttccgaTTCAAACTAAAAAAAAGAATCGAACGACATATAGGTTTTGTCCCGTTTCTATTaaaacaaagtacaaaaattaACTAAAGAAACAGTTTTTTTTAACGTTGCCATACAGACCCTTGgggtgttttttcttttgtgatgAAGGTTGaggaaaaaaattttgctgctacaaggttggtagccaaggaaatggaataattcactttccctttgggttcataaataccctcctagattttaatattttttaaaatggcCTTTAAGATTCCGTTTCCTAAACTCCCAATCTTATAGCAGGAACATTCTTCCTATAGGTGTAGCAGAAAAATTTCGTCCGAAATTGAGTATCAGTACTCATTTTTTAACTATCCTACTACATGCTGACTCATATAATTATCTACGAGCTCATGTAACTCCTTAGGTAGTGCTGATGACACCGCCCTTCCCATGATACCCCAAGCTCCACGTGATGTTCAACGTGAGAATGACCATGCATGGCCCATGCAAGGCTATTGCGTGTGGCAAGTCCGTAACAGATGGAAATAATTTAACCGTTACCCGGATTTCAGGAAGGCTACCCGGGTTTGCAgtcaaagaaatagaataacATTCCACCTTCATTCTCCCTCAAGAGCCTTTGGGTTTATAAATACCTTCTTTTCTAGGTattagtattttttaaattacattTTTAGATTCCATTTTTTTGGCTGTGAACTGGGTAACATGAATATTCCTGCAATCGAGTATAACAGCAAAGTTTGAGTGCGGTTTCTCTGCACAGGCTAACAGGTgaatgtacatgtgagagctAATCATTTGTCctattttttgccatttacaagaggaggaggggtttttatagaaacaaaattaaaatgtgattgagtctgagatgtacgttcacctgttgataCCTGCAGATAATCCATTCTCCAAAATTTTGTCAATTATAGATAGCCGAAGAGAGGTATCTAGCTCTCAATACCGAATCAGATGGAGCAGAAGGGGAGAGGAGTTGGATTGGTTCTATTTCCATGCCCATTGCAGGGCCACATAAACCCCATGCTTCAGCTAGCCTCCATTCTCTACTCCAATGGCttctccatcatcatcatccacacTCAATTTAACTCTCCCAAATCCTCCAATTACCCTCACTTCACCTTCATTCCCATACCCGACGGCATATCGGACGTTCTAGACTCGATTTCAGATGGTTTCgcttttctctcatttttcaACGTCAACCGTGCAGTTCCACTACGGGATTGCTTGCTTCGGTTGTTATCTGATGGTGCAAAAGAAGCAGAGCGtattgcttgtatcatctccgATTCTGTCATGCATTTTACACAAGGTGTCGCCGACAGTCTTAAGCTTCCGAGGCTTGCGTTACGGGTCAGCAGCACCGCATCCTTTCTTGCCTTCACTGCCTTCCCAGTTTTGAGACTCAAAGGTTACCGCCCTGTATCAGGTTTGCATTATAATAACTTCTCTCAAGATTCCAATAAGCTATCATATCATATATAAGAGAGCAGCAAGATCATTTCATGTGtcagaagagagatagacaaggATGTGCacaattcagatcttctacgacGCACTGCCCCTAGCAGCCTGAGTGGTGCAGACACATGGGCaagtgcaatgaccgccttatccccgttcgggcaaggcgctcgagGCTCAGACTGCTACAGGCAGCGCATCATAGAAGATCCGGATCCGTGAGGTGCATGCTGTTGCATCCTGCATCCTGCCGTGGCAGCTCAGtgaactttttattttattttttataaggCTACTTTTATTtggggagaatgttctctgtgccacaacgCAGGCTGCACCTAGGCACATGgacctgccactcagggggtagggtgatcattgcacccaccccaaTGTGCCTGGGTGTAGACTGCACTGTAGCACAGAGAACAACTAGCGTCCCATTTAATTATTTGATTCAAAATTAACCTTGAGTTTTGGTTTTTCAGATTCTGAGTTGGAGACAGAAGTATCAGAGCTTCCACCTCTGAGAGTAAAGGATCTACCTGCTTACAACATGGATAACATAGAGAAGGAGTGCCAATTTGTGGGCAGCATGGTCAATCATGTGAAGCCCTCATCTGGAGTCATTTTGAACACCTTCCATCACCTTGAAGAATCGGAATTGGCAAAATTTGGTCAAGAAGTTCCaatcccgatcttcacaatagGCCCCTTCCATAAACTCTTCCCAGCTTCTTCCAGTAGCTTATTATCCCAAGACCGCAGCTGCATCACTTGGTTAGATACACAACCACCGAACTCTGTAATCTATGTCAGCTTCGGCAGCGTAGCCAGCATGGATGAGGCTGAATTTGTGGAGATAGCTTGGGGGCTAGCCAACAGCGAGTGCCCTTTCTTGTGGGTGGTTCGATCCGGCTTGGTCCATGGCTCAGACCGGATTGAACCAGTATGGCCTGATGGGTTACTAGAATTAATGATTAGTGGTGGAAAGGGATGCATTGTCAAATGGGCCCCACAACAGGAAGTGTTGGCTCATCCTGCTGTGGGAGGGTTTTGGACCCACAACGGCTGGAACTCAACGCTGGAGAGTATATGTGAAGGGGTGCCAATGCTGTGTCGGCCTTGTTTTGGAGACCAGAAGGTGATCGCGAGGTACGTGAGCCATGTGTGGAGGGTGGGTTTGCATCTTGAGATCAATAGGTTGGAGGGAGGGGAGATTGTGAGAAACATAAGAAGACTAATGGATGAGAAAGAAGgggaggagatgagagagagggtTGCGTCTCTGAAGGAGAAGGCAGAAGTTTGCGTCAGGAAAGGAGGTTCTTCCTACGAGTCTCTACAGGACTTAATAGCTCGGATCTTGTCATTTTGAATGAATACTTTTGTGGGTCCACCTTCTCCATCAGCCGTGGTAAAATCAAATACTTTTCCTGCTCATGATCTATATATATCAGTTGAATACCCTACACTCACTTACCCAAACCTTGAAACTGGACCAAAACTTAAATCAAATGTTATTATTGGAGGTGGAATATTATAAATACCTATATATAGTCTCATAATAGCTCTCCGTGTACACTCTTTTTGATCTTGTACGTAGTGCAACCCTATAATAtggtttatattctttttcgtACTCAATTAACCACGCGCAAATATGCTTTCTCGACATatccaacaaaaattaaattgacaattaaaaaaaaaaaaaataggaaaaaaaagcaTGTAAAAGTACCATTCTGCCctatggaaaggtggaaatccagCCTAGGGCGATGATTGTGTGCACTTTCACTGGCCAGCGTGTGCGTGTAGGCTCTAGAGGTCCAGATAGCGATCTCTTTccctaaaaaattaaatatttataattttctaagaaaataattaaaagaaaacaaacagaGGAATAGCAATGGGTGGAGATGACATATTTCCTTCTACTTCCATAAATGTCTGTCCATGTTGTGGTTAAAATGCATGAAGGGTCCGGTAAAGCTTGGGTTTTCAAATACATTATTTTATGGATACCATTTCATGACGTTCGTCGTGAGTTACTATCTCTCAATTTAGAGAGTACTGCTACACTATGGTATGAGAACTAGTGAGCTTGGGTCTCCAATGTTGTTGCAATTCCACCACCAACTTTATCTGCCGGTGCCATGAATATTGGTTGTCAATAAGGTGGCTCAGCCGCTAATGTCGTTATAGTGATTTCTCATTGTTGTTCCCTTCAACCAGCCTTTGTATTAAATGATCATAACTTTATTCAAACGGTTACACATTTAAATGCTCAATATGGGGCTAATAGCTACATCACCACATTTACTGTTACAATGGTTAATGCTCATCAACTTCCACAGTTGACCAATAGTtgcatgctttcaatttcatttgTTTAGCATCTCTAGTGGGAATAAGTTACCATAATTTCTTCTGTTTCATGCACTTGAGGATCATTATAGGGCTCATCAATCTCTACAAGTAAATAAGAGTGGTTATACTTCTGTTACAGGTGACAAGAAGTTTTGTAGTGGCAATGAGCTTCTTCAATCGATTATGAATCATAACAATCTTCAATTTCTCAATAATCAAGCAGAACTGACCATTCgcacccaaaataaaaaaagaagcaaaactAACTATAATGGCATAGCCAGCAAGTGGTATGTCAAATGCTGTGGCATTACAAGGAATCTCTATTAagtattttagtttttatttcaagGGAAGAAAACAACGTAGTTGACTCCCTTATTAGGAGGGCCCGGTTCTTGACGTGTGGAACCATTTGACGATTTCCATTCCATCGTTTCATGAATCCATGAAGAGACATTTATGAAAATGAAAGGACACACGTCATCACCTATCCTAACTCCAAGTGAAATGTACACATACACATATGCTTAAGTCCAGGAAACAAAGTGACTCACTCGGATGATCATCCACAAAGTTGGTTCAGTAACCTAGTAGACCAAAAACCACAATATCATTTAATGGATTTTAGAAACcacaaaatgaaaatataaaaatatgcaataATTAGTgagaaaaataatacaaaataaatttatacTCGACCACATTTAATTAGTTTTCTAGGATCCGTCATATTTGGTTGGGAAGTAGTTGGGAATCTTTACAATTCACAGTTGATCTGTCGGGATAAGAAAAAAGATTTGTAGATACGAGCGACCAAGTGATATCCAGGTCCTCCAATCGCAGACTTCCAGCGAAAAGAGTCCAGAAAAAGGACGAATCagtttctttaaaaaaaaaaaaaaaaaaaaaaccccgaaGAAGATTGAATCAGATGAAACCGCCATATTGCATTCTTTTCACGTCTTCAGATACAGTTTTCTTtaacctcccaaaaaaaaagaaaaaaaaagttgttatATGTATTGGGTCTCTTTGTGTCTCTTTTTCTGCCCTTTGTGAGGTGTCCACGATGTATAGTTTTCTCCTATCCTGTGCCTAATTACAAGATCATATAAAATTATGCTTCAATCCCCTCTTAAGTTAAAATATCCCATCTGTGTGGATGTCTATGTGTGTGGTTGCATTTTGGTCCTCGTTCTGGTGGAAGTGCAACACAACTAAACAATTATCTCTTGCCCAAATAAAGAAATAGGAGAGAAGTTTGGGTGGTTCTGATTGCAAGAATATTCCTGTTACTTGTTCCACggtcaaagaaatggaatctaaaaggttattttggaaaatatacTAAAGCTAAAGAGGGTATTTGTAAACGCGAAGGGGAAGTGAactattccatttctttggttgtAAGCCCGGGTTGcagcaaaaaaaattttatatttcCATGCCCATTCAACAGCCAAATAACCACCATGTTTTAGCTAAACTCCATTCCCCACTCCAAAGGCTTCTCTATCACCATCGTCCACACTCGATCAGTTTAACTCCCTCAACTTCTTGAATTATCCTCACTTCACCTTCATTCCCATATGGGACGGCTTATGGGACATTCAAGACTAGATTTTGGACTGAAACTTTTGACACCTCTTTCTCAAAAGGAAGGGTTTGGGTTTGTATTTTTAAAATGATAAATCAAGAATCGTTTTGTTAAACCCAATCGGTTCGGATTGATCCATCTATGCATTCAATGATTTGAACTTAAAGTTATCCCATTTTCAAaaagttttgttttttaataggTGTCAAGTGCAAGTTTCAAGGCAGGACGATTCCCGCTACCATTCAATCTGTAGAATATCTGAATCCGATCTTTCCACATGAACGTATGCCGCCAGCTCCAAATTcgcttttttgttttattaagaTTTAATATATCATGCATGTTGATAACAACTGGGAATCTTATACTTTGTTTTTTAGTAACCACTGGGAATCTTATACAGTTCACGTGCTTCTACAAGCTCAggattaaatatatatatgatttataTGGGGAGAAGAGAAATAGACTGATGAAAATACTGATGTAGGCTTCACTCCGGGACAG is drawn from Telopea speciosissima isolate NSW1024214 ecotype Mountain lineage chromosome 1, Tspe_v1, whole genome shotgun sequence and contains these coding sequences:
- the LOC122667834 gene encoding UDP-glycosyltransferase 76B1-like, with the translated sequence MEQKGRGVGLVLFPCPLQGHINPMLQLASILYSNGFSIIIIHTQFNSPKSSNYPHFTFIPIPDGISDVLDSISDGFAFLSFFNVNRAVPLRDCLLRLLSDGAKEAERIACIISDSVMHFTQGVADSLKLPRLALRVSSTASFLAFTAFPVLRLKGYRPVSDSELETEVSELPPLRVKDLPAYNMDNIEKECQFVGSMVNHVKPSSGVILNTFHHLEESELAKFGQEVPIPIFTIGPFHKLFPASSSSLLSQDRSCITWLDTQPPNSVIYVSFGSVASMDEAEFVEIAWGLANSECPFLWVVRSGLVHGSDRIEPVWPDGLLELMISGGKGCIVKWAPQQEVLAHPAVGGFWTHNGWNSTLESICEGVPMLCRPCFGDQKVIARYVSHVWRVGLHLEINRLEGGEIVRNIRRLMDEKEGEEMRERVASLKEKAEVCVRKGGSSYESLQDLIARILSF